DNA from Acipenser ruthenus chromosome 23, fAciRut3.2 maternal haplotype, whole genome shotgun sequence:
CTTGGTTTGGACAATCTGCTGTTCTCAGCTGGATGGGAAAGACCGTGGGGTTTGCGCTGGATACAACGTGGCTGCtaattaacacaaataaaatctCCCTTCCTTTGTTTTTGGCAAAGTAGCCTTAAGAGAAAAGGAAAGGTGAGGTGAGATATAGAccccccccctcccaggaacacatacacacagaaaCACGCACATAAAACATAAACCAACAAacttaaacaatatatatataaatatataaaaaatgatgtcCTGTGTAAACTGGGATTTTGGAATCATTTGAGGGTGAAACGTCGGCACGTGCCCTGCTTTCTGACTGTAGACCCCAGTTGCTGTTTTCGAGAGCCGTTGGTCGCCTGACCCTGCCCTCACCCCTTGCACCTCGGAGTGGAATAGGTGTGTCCTGAAACTCTCCAGCACTCGTACAGGCAGCAAGCAGACAGACGGGGAGAGAGGTTAGAAATACACTGGGACACGAGAGAGAGCACTGTTTCAGTCATGCAACGTATTAGAACTGTGGGCTCTTATTAAAACTGAGCGACTGGTAAATGACAAGTGCGGGCATTTCCGTAGTGCAGCTGTACCATCAGATCGAAATGCCtggatattttttacatttttcttctcTGTACTGCTGTGGGTTAAGTTCAGTAGAAGGGCAACGGCCAACCTGGGCTCTTCACACAGTTCTAGATGTGGCAGTGGTGTTATTTTTTGGATTTGTTGATCAGCTGATCTAAGGGTCAGTCTTGTGTTACCTGGTGCTACAGAACCATCTCTATTAGACGAAGCCCTGAATCTTGACTGGACTACGAAAGAGCTCAAGTGCGGCTCGGCTTCCAGGGCACAGGatttttcaaatattttgttgtcatttttgctttgttttggagTACACTTGGATTGTGTCGTGATTGGATCTTGCATGTGATTGGAATAACGGTTCTTCTCATTGGATGACCAGACCAAGGACAATGATTGGGTAGTTCACTCCTAATGAACATTGCCGACAGTAACATTGAAACTTTATTCTCCAGCTACTGCTATGTGACTTGGAGTTGCGGATCTATGTGAGAAGGGTGTGTGGCAGGGTCTGGGAGTGTCTGTGTCTGGGGATGAGGAACACATTACTGTGTTCAATATTGCAATCATTGCAGATTTTACGTTTGAATGAAAGCCCAGGTCCTCCCCATTGAGCAGTGTTTGTAGTCTGTGGGATGCACCTGTTTGTAATTAGTAGCTTGTGCCAAGCACCTCCTCACATCAGTAATACAGTTAATCAGAGCCCATCACAGTGTCATGCACCCATTGCACTTGTAAACGAAGGTGGATTTGGTAGAACGTCAAGTTCAATATTCTCACCTCCGTAACCAATTCAGTTCTTGAGAAAGCTGGTGATGGCTGCTGTTGTGCCCGTACAAACCCGTGTTGAAATTAGCAGCATTCTGCTGCACAAAGCTGTTCTTTCTGAGCGATTGTGGCAAGCCACGAATCGGTTTTGCCTCCTGGCGAAGGTTTGCTGTTACTGCTCCTagaagtccattttttttttttttttttagtataattacattttatgattttcaagcacattgatttaaatatatatatatatatatatatatatatatatatatatatatatatatatatatatatatatatatatatatatataatagaggaGAGCAGTGAATCCAATTAGGCCAAGTTGCAAAAAATCCCTTTTGCGTTGTACGTCGCAATGCGTGTGTTACTGTGCTGCTTTCAGAGTCTCTGCAGTGTAAGTTAGAGACAGGACACAGTGGGTTATGTGTTTGGTTCCTGGTTGCTGTGTGCTTTAGCTGCCTGTCTCTTTGTAATAAACTCTCTAGCTtccccttttaaaatacattgtggAGATTGCTGCAAGAAATAATGACTGTGTGAGCCCCtggattttatttatgtttaataataataatcgagaGGTGCGTTTTGAATAGAGAATGTGAAATGGGAAGTATCTCTACTATTTGCAGAACCAAATGATAAATCGAGTATAGTACATGTAAAGAGGAGTGTGGAGTAAAACCAAAACACTGTCTGAGAGGGGCCCCGATCattgatacatacatacatacatgcatacatacataaatagctGCATTTTGTAACCGGTAAAATATTAACTTGGTGCTGTTTGTAATTACTTATTTTGTGAATGGCAGTGGCGCCATCTGCTGGTGACTGCTGGACATTACTTGACGTGAGTATTCTGTGGCATACTACTTTTTGGACCTCTAGTTCTAACAGCTGCGTAATGTGAATAATAAATACACTAATCATAAAACACCGTTAAGAGTATTGCAATTGTATGGGATTAGATTTGCACTGGTGTGCACACCAATTTATCCCGTAAGGTCTTAAAACTACAGGATTTTTTCAACTGGTGTGTAGCATGCATTTCTCAAAGAACATGTTCATGCATACACAGCAGTTTAAGATATCATTTGTAGTCTGATCTGTACTAAAGCTATCAGCATGCTGTTTTTTACAGACCGAAGACGATGAAtcgttttaaaagtaaataaataaacaaacacaatagcTGTGATTTAAGGGATACTGGCGAGTCCTAGATACACATGTTCAGATTTTCTGATGTCAGGTTATGTTGATCATGcagcattcttttctgtttttttggtgGAAATTGACATCAGAGTTCAAGCATCATTAAACCGGTCTTTTTTGaccatttttattatgatttcattatttttttggtATTGTTTGATTCCTTTTGTAGATCCATGTCCTTTGGTAGTTTATCTGGTGTTTCAGTGTTTTATACAATCGAAGTCTCGAAAAAGCAGATGTAAAACTGACACTGCAGTGAAAATCATTACtgttgatattttgttttatatactgtgtgtgtgtgtgatacatatatatatatataactatattagCCTGCTGGAGTTCAGAGATCTGTGCCTCTTACCCTCAGTATCTTAGCATCACCCCCTCTTCCTTGTGGTTAACTGTCTGTATGTTTAGTAAAGAAATCGCTGATAAAGAGAGTACGCTGCCTTGTGAAGGGAATCTGGAACTGTACTGTAGTCATTTGTATATAATAAAGAATACTGTAAGTAAAGTTTTACTTTACTCATAACTTCACCCAGCCTGCCCTGTGTTGCATGTGTTTGCCTCTCGTTCACTTGACCTCTGCTAAGACTGATGGGATGCACAATGGTACTGAAGTGCCCTTTTAAAATGGTAAAGCTGCAAGTAAAATGACCCCAGTGTGGAACTGTCTTCACTGCTCCCAGTAACAACAGTGGGGAATACAGTCTTCTCTACATCCGTGTctgaaaatggattttaaaaaacaatagcTGCTACTAACCCCTGCTTACGAACCACATGCAATTCAAATTGTAGAGATTTCCTGCAAGCAACTTTTCAAATCACATCAAGGTACTTTTTATTAAGGGGGGGAGGAACTtcatttgtatttgatttaaaaagaagaaaagatatatatttttttgattttatatattttttattgtttatagatAACACTCCACAAAATTCCGTTGCAACCTTCACACTTTTGATTatattacatgttttaattacTGCCAGTCCCACAGGAGACTCGGTTGTGAAGTCTGGCTGTTCTGCTGGTCAAGTGATGTCACGCTGTTGCCATAGAGACAGCAGGCCTAAGCTGACCAGACCATATAAACCAGGTAAGTTTACAGAACCTGCGTCTGACTCTCTTGCATTAAGAAAAACgatttaaaaatgcaatgttaAAGGAACAAAATACAACAGTAACGTTTTTTCATAAGCTTTCACATAAGTCAAACTTTGGCTACCTGAAAATACTAGATCAAATAAATATTCATctactgtattaaaacaataaaaacaagttaaaagcATGAGATCAGATGCTTGAATCCACAGCCATTTAATAAGACATGAAATTaaactcatttaaaataaaaaaaaaacattaaggcaTCTGCATCTATATCCAGCTACAGTTGAAACCAACGTATCCTATTGATTTCAGTTTTTAACCATGTCTTAAAAATACCATATTTAATGGTTTTATTTGTAGTTTGATTTAAAACGGAACAATCGGTGCCACTGTCAAAGCACAGAGAGACAGATGTGTTCAGGGTGAAACAGTACAGGCCCAACAATGCTGCCGTGAAAACACTAGTAAAGTgcagaccaaaaaaataaaaacactcggCAGAGTATGAGCATGGATCACAGGCGCTCTCTCTAGCCAGTGTCTGTCCAGTCAATGTGGTCCCCATTCATCAAGCTTCTTGTCCTGATCGCGAGTGTGGAGACTCCGTCACCTACAGCGTTTCATTTCTTTGCTTCCACATCAGCAGCAATGCAACGAACCAAACGACTCGCTAGCCACCGCTGGAAACGTGCTGGTTGTTACTGTTCCAGGAACCAAGCCTGGAAGCAGCTACAGAGAAAGCACTCCAGTTTCAGACCATCGCCGGGGACGCCCTCAGGAACACTGCCACTCGCAGAGAGAGAAGTCGCTGCTTCAGGCTGTCCGAGAGCTTTGATATTTAGCACTAGATCGATACAGCCACGTTTTTTTAGTGAATCGCTGCAGTGCGGACGCCTCCAGCTTTGTGCTGCAGGAGTAGCTTTTGTCAGCTTTACATTTCTCAGCTGCACGGTGCTTTTGTTTGAACGAGCcctcaataaataaacagataaaataTAACGTACATGCTTTGCATGCTGGATTTAGGCACGCTCTAAAATCGgcagatttatttataaaactgcaAACAACATCCCTCACAGAATAGCTTTTTTTTGTTCACTGTGTTGTTACAGAACTCCCATCTCGCCAAATCATGCTGCAATATGTACtgatgtgttttggttttttttttgtattgtacagtaggCTGATAAACTAGAATTCAGAAAACTAGACAaatgttgctaaaaaaaaaaatgttgaggcAGTGCATACTGTAACCCCAGGACTCGCTTTGTCAACGCTGTTAAAACGCAGTAAGCATGTATCTTAAATTCCTACTTTTTAGGCTAAAAGTTTCAATGAGAAAAATAAACCTATTGCAAGGCAAGATTCGAGTGTGGAAGTGCAAGACCTGTCTGCAGCAGTCCAGTTAGGGGTGCAGCCAGGGTGAGCAAGCAcggtgcaataaaaaaataattaacaaaaaaccATTGAACAGAATGGtcacaatgcatttaaataaCTAGGCTAGCTCATAATATCTACAAAGAGGGGATTATTAAGCCAATTATGGGCCAGCACTTTAGTCCTTCGCTGGTTCCAAACCGAATCCCGCTTCTTATTGGCTTGCTTACGtgatgtcttttttcttttttaaaagcaacaaatGTTTTGGGATGGGACGCggacccctccccctcccccggcATGCCTCGGTCCCGGATCAGTGGCAGCAGGAATAGAAATAGGAGTCCCTCTTCTGTCCCAGGTCGACCCCCTTCTCCTCTGCAAACAGGAGAAGGAGAGATTCAGTGCGTTTCCATGCAGCCTGTACCCCAGCATTCTGACAGCACCCTGTTCTCTATTCCAACACAATTCCTTTACTAGAAGCGAGGGTGTTGGGCATGCTCAGTGGTGTTCTCTTACAGGAGGCACATGTACAAACACACAGTCCGTGTATCATAGTGCACAGGGCGGAGCCCCGGAACTCCTTACCGGTCATCAGTTGGAAGGAGGTGCTGTTGTGATAATCCTCGGCTACTTTCTGGAACAGCTCATCTGAAAAGGACAAGGCATAGGGGTAGAAAGGGTAAGAGTCATTCTGACCAGCAGCCGACTGGGTCACCCTGACCCTCAAGTGCAACATGCCCTTAGCAGGTACTGTAATACTGTATCAATTCGCTTCAATGTTTAGACGCGCCGCTAGAGAGACATGGACAGGCAACACAATCCCCACAGGGACCTTGCTGGCACTCCTGCAGAATAAACCTCATAGGAACGCAAAGGGGTCACTCACCTATATTCCGACCCTCTTTACTCGACGTTTCAAACAGCTGAGCTTTTATCTCTGCAGGAGAGGAGACAAAGGAACAGCATGGTCACagcttgttttaaataccatcaCAGGAACAGCACCGTCGCAGCTAGTTTTCAATGCAATCACAGAGAGAAGAGCATGCGTGCATGTTTGTATATAACACCACCCCCGAGACACCTCTAGACGATGGATTCAAACAAGGTTTACTCCTCGGTTAAGAATGTTCTGCAGATTAAATACAGAATCAGTGAAGGGCCTTATACCAGGGATGGACATgagactcctgctgcatagcagCTTTACTACGCGCTTGatgagccacagtgtacaggtaacaagctcaggtgtgtctgtgtCACCTTAACTCGTAGTGAAAGCAGGGGTGGAACCTGAACGGTACCCTTTCACACTGCTTTGTCGCAATTCCTGCCTGCCTTAATGATTGGTTGGTGTTGGCTGGTCCGTACCGTCAGCGTAGTCCTGGACATCGTGGTAATCCACCTTCCTCGTGCTGCGGTCATTCCCAACGAGGTCACTCTTGGTGCCGCACAAGTAGATTCTGCACAGCTGAAAAATCAACGATTTCAACACTAAGGAGAAGATGCACAGGACTGTGTTTTGTCTTTGCTTTGTACCTGGAGCTGGGGAACAGTGTAGAACCTCATCTAAAACACATCTAACATGACAGTGAACCACGCTAAAGCTGTAATACAGGGAAGAACAGGGCTGTTAAAACACATCTAACACGACAGCGAACCACGCTAAAGGTACACAATCTGAAGTACAGGAACCACTTCATAACTAAGTCAAATAATAGATGTGTATGTTTGCAGAATCACAGACATGGCATTGAGTAGATAAACACCTATCTCTAATGGCAATGAACCCATTGGGCAGAGAGCTGGTGAACACACTCACctcttcacagctctgcaatTCCTTCACCCAGAACTGGACCCTCTGAAAACTGCTACTGTCCGTCAGATCTAAagcagcaaagaaaaaaacaaacccgtGCGTTAAAGGTAAAAGTTACTGATGCCGTGATGCTGTGGATTTAGGTGCGGTTTCAGGGAATTGCTTTCCTCAACTCTCACATCCTGAGAGCTCCTGCCAAACCGTTTTACAAGAAGCTATCACAGCTGCCACCTGGTGGAGAGACATGGgaattaaggaggctgtgtggtccagtggttaaagaaacggccttgtaaccagaaggtccccggttcaaatcccacctcagccactgactcactgcgtgaccctgagcaagtcacttaacctccttgtgctccgtctttcgggtgagacgtaattgtaagtgactctgcagctgatgcatagttcacacaccctagtctctgtaagtcgtcttggataaaggcgtctgctaaataaacaaataataataataataataattaaaagtttTGCAAGACAACAGGTAGTGGTCGAGTGAACTACCTGGTTGCTAGCCTTCCTGGATACCCAACCCTGTACTGTACAGCCTGGCTATTCCATTATCAGGGACATCCTCTTGGAGAAAGGCAATAAGGAAACGCACTCTGATCCAACGGTTATCTGCTCCTGTCCACTGTACTCACGAGAATGGTTGTATCTCCTGCTCCACTTGCTAAATACTGAGCCATCTTCAGTACAACAGCACTGGGtgaaaacagggatggaaatcagactcctattgcatagcagggtcacccattccaggttttactaccagcttgataagccacagtgtataggtaacaagctcaggtgtgtcttattgaattcatagtaaaaccaggaatggatcaaactgctatgcaatcgcAGTCTCATCTCTGGAAACTGAATCCCAGCTGCCCCGCTGTCATAGCACTAGCAGCAAGCTGGAGAGAGTCTGCACAAGGCTCCCGTATCGGGGCCCCAGATACAGCACCCGGGTCTGAACTGTGCCGGATGTGAGCCCGTACCGTAGCACACGATGGCTGCTTTGGCTCCTCGGTAGTAGATCCGGCTCATGGCCTCATAGCGCTCTGATCCGGCCGTGTCCTGGGAGAGCACAGAGAGATGCAAGGTTAATACAGCAGCTCCTGGTGGTGGCGTTCTGAAGCCTGCATACTGTGTAGAGGGGTTTGAGAAGTACTAGAACACCACTGCTTTAGCAGGGTGGACACACATCCAGCACAGCTATCTGGCTGGCTCCGGTGACTATCTTCTGAGACTTGGGAAACACTGACGTTATATGCTTGACCTGAATGTAAACTCTGTTCAGTTAGAAAACAGGCACCTGTATGTGCAGTGTAACACCAGGGCTGTTTGGGAATGCAACAGGTTtacaacacagaaaaacacaagcacacacaccaGCTATTCATTTCTGCATACTAGACAAAGCCACACCCTTTAGGTATCTATTGTTTCCCTTTGATTCTAATATGTTTCTTAACTTGCTCTGTGGCCAAACGTTACTGCTGACAGTAATAACAGTACAATGTGCAGTGCACCAGTGCTGTATAAACACTGAACACTTTCATCCCTGAGTTAACATTGCAATGGGAGCCTTCTCTCTGTGACACAAGATCCCAAATTGTACAAACAACGGAAGCACAGGGTTCCCAGGCTGCCACTTACCCAGATCCCCAGGGTCACCACTCTCTCTCCTACTTGGATTGGTTTGGCAACGAATGCTGCTCCGATAGTCTGCAACAGAAAGCAAGCAGGGTCTGACGCAACACAAACTCCAAGCACTGAGAAGAGGGCTCTAGCTACTGACCCAGCAGTGCCATAGTGTGCCAGTATACCCGGAGCTTACAGCAGAGGTTCTCAAACTTAGTTGTTTGGGAGAACTCTTTTTGAAAACAATTTCACATAATATTAGAACAGGACAGTTATCCACCAGAGCTGCAGACTGAGGAAAAGGATAATTGCAAACGAGAAAGAACAGCGCAGAGGGGACTCACGTTCTGGTAGGGCCCCACGAGGAAGCGTTTGTGGACGTATCTCTCCACCAGGCTGGTCTTGCCCACGTACTCTTTCCCCAGCATCACCACCTTGGCATCCACGCGCTGGCCACTCATTCTGGGGTtcgggaggggaggaggggactTGGGGTGACTTCCTTAAGGCAGGGGGTCCTTCTCAATCCAGAGCTCGTTCTGGGGAGAGAAAGCAAGggctttgtatttgtatttgtcttTATCAGGCCTTACacagtacagtgctccccctttataatgaTCCAGTGAGGAGCCAGAGTTacgagactgtgctatttgtgttccacatTATAACGGCAATGAAAGTGCTAGCGAGTGAAATGGTATTATGGAGCAAACGGAAGCCACGACCATGCAGCCTTATAACTGGTTCTGCAGCATAAcaggcgttataaagggggaaaCCCTGTATTAAACTAATGAAGCCCAATCTCCATACAGGAACACGGTCGCTACCTGTCAGAAAATCAATCAAATCTCAATTTATCAACCACAGactaaaatgaatacacagaAATAAAGTTAATCAGAGACACAGATCAAGCTACATAAATCATAGCatttttacagtatattaaatcTGAAAACCTCAAACTGTTTGTATTtcttggttttatttttgataatacACATTTATGAAACGCGTTTAGTAATACAATACCTGTGTAAATGCACGGAATAACATTACAAGGTATCTGTGTTTATAGCTGTACTGACCATGAACCAGAGGCATAGCAGcacaggtggaggctgggtgtgGTTCACAGAACGGCCTGGGGAACAAATGGAACAATCTGGTTACTTTATAATGTAGAGGTATTAGGGGAGGAGCAATTGAATAAAGGGGCTTTATCTATACCTTGCAAATTACCACCCTATATACGCGTGGACAGTATTCAGCTGCATTCTCAATCCTAAACGCTCACGTTCACACCCTGAACCTTTACACGATcagataaaaaaacacatttcactctcTCAAAACGAAACTTTAACACGTCATATACACACACTCGCTGCATCAGCTTTGCAATTACACGATCTTGCATATATACTTCCTGTGTGTGTCGTTCTAAATACATATCgacataaaaaaataaccagCATTCAACCTACCAAATCAGCAATACAATTGAATTACTCAGATGTCTATTAAATACAGTTCTGTACGTTGTTCTTCTGAATCACAGAACTGTCATTTTAAGCCCTGATCCGTCAACCTCCCCCCAGCTCGAATACCAACAAATACAATTAATGCCGTAACAAATGCATATGTAATAATCATACACTGATGGTCGATTCTAGAGAACAGCACACCTAATTCTAGTTTAAATGAAGATCAACACGGTCAATTGGTAACGACATCCAAATCTATTTATGACTAGGCAATCACATCATTGTGAAAGTAAAACACGCAGCACAAAACGAAACAGAATGTAGAAATAAACGTACTGGTCTTACCTTTAAAAACAGGTGCTTGGCGTGTGCATTGTCTGCAGTATTAACTgacatttaatttttaataaagagATTGAGCTGTTGCAAAATGTTGCAAAATTTCTCTTTCACAATGCCAGCCCGAGTCTTCAGTAAACAGTGTCCGCACAGCTTGTCAGTCCCACcacaaacacagtgcagcaccaaCAGAGGTTAAATATCTTTCAGAAATCCTCCAAAATACACGACTTACGATCACGACCAATACCGGCTTCACTATACACGAAACGTTCAGTTAAGAAGGATGGATCCCTTGTGGTTATTGTTGATGCGATATTATTATGCTGATCAGCACTAGTAGCTCTCTCCACAACAGAAAGCGGAACTCAATCAAGGATCAGGGTAGAGCGGAAGCGGAGGGGCGTATTTTAGTGTAACAAAACGTGGATAATGTCTGGCGTTTACAGGAAAAATGCGTTTCCTTGGAAACGTAAATCGATCCCTTTAAAAACGCCAAGCGAAGCAAAACAGTATACCGGCTGCCACTGTTCGTGTGTCCCAACTGTGACCTAAGATTTTGCCATCGCGATCTGCGggtataaatgtatttaattatgacCCCTGATCCCGGCGACAAATGATTGGTTTGTCCGAGTCAAGCGCGACAGTCGAACGGGGAGAGGACTAGTCTTGTGCTGTGCCTTTGCTGGTAATTTAA
Protein-coding regions in this window:
- the LOC131699673 gene encoding ras-related protein Rab-24-like, encoding MSGQRVDAKVVMLGKEYVGKTSLVERYVHKRFLVGPYQNTIGAAFVAKPIQVGERVVTLGIWDTAGSERYEAMSRIYYRGAKAAIVCYDLTDSSSFQRVQFWVKELQSCEELCRIYLCGTKSDLVGNDRSTRKVDYHDVQDYADEIKAQLFETSSKEGRNIDELFQKVAEDYHNSTSFQLMTEEKGVDLGQKRDSYFYSCCH